The genomic segment ACGATTTCTCGACTCGTCTAAACTGGTTCtcgtatgacattttttcacgtACGTGCGAGTATCGCACGAATCGGTGCGAACCGATTTTCATACGAGTTTTACCTGTATACTTACGTGTTTAGTTGCTAATATTTTCACTATACTGTCAATAttcttaataaatatttcttgtttctaacattatttttaaaattaatatattttagaccgacagacggacggacaggcagacggatagacagacagacagacggactgcggtcttagtaatagggtcccgtttttaccctttgagtacgcgaaccctaaaaaggttatTGACCGATCTACGTTTGCGAGCCGGGACGACCTTCTTCAACCTACCTACCCCTACCTATTTTTTGTACCACTTAGCTACCAGTGCTGAATGGTAATCCCTCGATTCCAGGGGGTTTAATTTTGTTAGACAAATAAACGACATTTTGAGTTTAAGAATTGAATGATTCTGTATAATCTTTGAACAAATTGTCATTTGACTATTCGTAGAATTTGACGACGCGACCTAATACATTTTTTCTATTCGTTTGTCGATGTATGAAATATTGTAtaagcgtttcgttcgctacgggaCGTAAACGATCGGCATCTTTGTTAGGCACCCTGATTTAGAAAACCCAATAAAAAAAAGCTAGTAGGTAATGTTTTAATATGTTTATTACAAACAAGTTACAATAGTTCCGTAAATTGGTCCCGAATAATCcatttatacttatttatttaaggacGAGGTTAAAGTTTAGAAGCGGGCCTGGATCCAGGCAATGTAGGCAGAGACGCGGCCGAAGCCTACGGGGCCAGCGTCGCAGCCGCGATCGTGCATGAAAGACATCACGCCGATCAGTAGGCTGTTGTCCGCGGTGGCCAGTGGGCCGCCTGCGTCGCCAATGCAAGGCCCTCGGCCACCAGTGGTAGCCACACAGATATTCGTATCCCGGACGATATGCGTAGTGTACGTGTCCGCGCACTCTTCGTTGCTGATAACCGGCACAAGCATGTGCGACAACAACGCTTTGGTCGTGACGGAGCCACCCCAGCCGGGTGCGCAGGCCCAGGTACCTGCGAAATCCTTGTTGCCGGTCGCAATAGCAATAGGCTGAATGTTGTTGCTGTAGGTGACCCACGGAAGTTTCATGATAGCGATATCGTTGGCGAGCGTAAATTTACTGTAGCCGGAATGAATCTCGACGTCAGCGGTGACCACCCTATGACCGCCGGAAAATAGTGTGGTCGAGCCCAAGACGACTGTGAAGAAGCGAGCCTGGGTGAAGTATGTGGCCCAGCAGTGGGCGGCGGTGAGGGCGCGGGTGTTGGTCAGCAGGGAGGAGCTGCAGATGGAAGTGCGTCCGTCCGTCAGGGTGATGATCACACCGGCCATGTAAGAGTAGCGTCCGAGAGCGGCAGTCTTTACCCGCACGATTCTGGAACGACTGAAGTGTAAAGCCTCCTCAGCCGCCTTTCTGCGAGCCGCCAGCGGGATGCCGATCTTGTTATGGTAGTCGATCTCCACGCTGGAGCTGATGGGAGCATCTATGACTGCACCAGCAACCAGACCGATCAGACCGAGCACGATGAGAACCTCCATATTCGAGCTCGAATTGCGAGTGCGTTTCAACCTGTACCTAATGGTCTCTTACAACCCCTTCTATACCTCGATTTAGTTCACGTCTTCACTTATCTGCGATTAATTTATAGATTGAGCGAGATTAGTTATTAAGAAACATCACCGAAAATTGCATATTTATAATGGGGTATTCAAGTTAAAAGCGAAgtaaattaaactttaaattTTAGCAACACATTTTATTCTGTTCAAATCATAAGTGACATTGACATAAAGCAAGACAAGGAGTCTCTATATCACAATATTACGTTATATAGAGGTAcgtcaaaacaaaaataaattaataaagaagAAACGGTAGGTAATTATATATAGTATCTTTGAATTTAGGTACTGTTACAAAATTGTACATTATGTGGTTTATTTACTACATCTATCTTTAGCCATTCACACCTAGCAGAGAGAGTAGTATagaattcaaataaatattctttattcatgtaggcccaGCAACAAGTACCTAGATCATCAATATCGGACTTGCCTCAGAATAGTCGCTCGGAGGTGACAAGTGGCATCCATTTGAGCTTGCTATTTGCGGACCGCGTGTGAAGAGCTGCTGCAATTGGATAGTTTGACAATGAATCTAGCTAGCTTTTAGAACATTTAATACAAATCTGGGTATATCATCACTATCATCAGGTATACGGGTGTTGTGGGTGTCCACGTGCGACGGTAATTGCTTCCATCAGGCGATTTTTCTGCGCGTTTGCCTcctgtaatataaaaaaattgattCGACTTTGTCAGTGTAGTATCTAAATACATCCAACCAGATTTACACCTTTTGGTATTGAATTTCCAAAACTCCTTTCTTAGCACGGTTTAGGGTGTGCATTATCTTCGTCTCGATAATGGATCTGTTTCTTAAAGGTATCCTTTTTAGATATTAGATTTTTAACCATTTCCTGAGAGTAAAGAGATCAGTCAATATCGAATTCGCCTCGGAATAGGCGCTCGGAGGTGACAAGTGGAATCCATTTGAGCGTTTCTGTTTGCGAGCAGAGTGTGAAGTGCTGCTGCGATCGGTTCATCTGAGAGGCGTATTCTGATGTTAGTTTGATACTCTTGGTGCATTTCATTTCTACGATGACGATCTATAATACTTTTACCACATAACAAACTAAGAATAACTGTTGCCACTAGTTCGTTGTCCTTAAGTGGGGGTGTAAAGGCTGGAAATTAGAAGTTaacaaaagatatggcgcaCCGCACGAAACTTACGACGGCAGATTTGGCGAACTGGGAGTAATGTCAAGCTGCccgcctagccaaggtgacaatcgctatcgctacgataacgaaacgctttgtatCCCTCTAtctctcttccatattagtgcggcagtgacagttgcgtttcgatcgctacggaacgtaagcgattggcatcttggctacgcggcctgtaaTACTGATTTAGTAATAATGCCTgtcgactgcattgctgccacaaatgtcaaaattgatGTTGTTGCTGgaatttttgacatttgaggCAGCAATGCAATCAGCAGTTAATCTCCCACCGCATACTGCAGTGGTATTCCTGTTGGATTTTGAATCCGAACGATACCGTAATAGAAATACCATCAATAATTGCTAACGTTACCTGTTACGTTAAAATTTAAGGTAGGTATACCCGGGTAAGACGGGACTATTTTTCAGCGAGTTGGAAGAACCGCGAACAATTATCGTGgtcacaaaaaatataatattacttatttcttactAACTTTTGCCTCTAAATGTTTATTGcaaatgataagaaaataaacaaacttttattattaattcCTTTATGccccttaataaaataattaaggaGTAATCTACACTCAAAGTTGAATTAAAAATTTTTCAAGACACCAAACCGAAAAACCCTATTGGATTAATTGCTAATTTGAACTCTAAAGCAAGGAGAATAAGTCGCATACGTTAATAAAATCCGGTCTTTTCCataaaatttttacttttccgcacttttttttttcaaacatccGTAACACACGACTGACACGACTGAGCGGCTACTACAATGTAGATGGGCGGCATGAAATTGCGTCATACATTGTATTGCTAGTGATGTAAAATAACTACTATTTTGGAAGCAATTGTGAGCATACGATCCTCCATCCGATCTTAcccaaatttaatttaattcctTCATTTAATTTTAGTCATCATAGctatatttattacaaaatgAAGAGTGGTTGCGGCTACATAATGAAGCTGCAAGTAAAGCTGCTGGTTATATTTACGTCTGGTTATATTCGAGAAACCGTatgtaatattaaattactCGTAATAAACATGGCGCCGGCGACATCAAACAAATACCACTGTGTGTTAATTAACTCTTGTTCCAGCCATTCTTAAACAAAACAGCACGTGTAATGTCGAAGGGAGAGATGCGCAGATACATAACTACAACATTTTGGTGGTCAGAAAATTTTGCTTAGttagataagtacctacattataaataattttatataaattaacaaaattaaaaaacccaatcaatcactttatttgcaataaaacatacttaaatgcATGCAAATACAATTAAGTATATCGTGCACAATAAATTCAACAAAAAGTAACCAAAACAACAATGCAACGGTTGAaccaattttaataaaatatgtccGTTTTACCAACCGGCCATAAAAGCTttctaattataatatttataatgaagaAAGCTGCTCCCAACATTTCCATATCTACTTCCTACGTGTTGCTATGTCCTTCTAAACGTTGTGTATTTATGTGAATACATTAAGAGAACAATAAGAATGTTTTGTACATGGCTTTTAGCTGCCTTTTAGTTCTCTAGTCCTCTTTTAAGTTTTAAGACAATAATTATGGAGATTAGaacggaaaaaaaaatatgtcagtCAACCAAAACTTTTACAGACCAATCACAATTTCTTTTACTAGCGGGAAATTGTGTATTGAGTAATATTCAAAACTGGGGGTGTCTGTAGGGTATTATTTCGTGCCTGTACCATTTTTGGAAGCCACGTTTGTAATGGAAGCTTAGTCTATATACCTCTaaagggtggccaaaaaataagtgcattcccattgggattatactgagcaacttttactatgggaccaatcccGTAAtcgtgaaaaaataatttaccttctcatagaaaatgaaccaaccaaaatgtatgaaacagccaattttttgttacgatttcggggttggtcccatagtaaaagttgctcagtataatcccaacacctccctggcaatgggaatgcccttattttttggccaccctgtacatTCCACCGCTGCTAACAGCAGTTGTGTTCAAATTATCGCTTGACCGTGCTTTTCTTGCTGATTGTTTATGAAATACATATCACTAGCTCAATATTACaaagttctatgttacattttcaagatagttgaaattcgacttaatgtcactatgacaattttcaaatttcagttccataaaagtgaaacatacggcgcgattcgggaaatgaattagaaattcactagatatgaaatagtaaagatacctatgtgacgttccacggcaaaaggtaccttatggccgcaataatattggagcggcgttaataatagcgtaagcgccaaccgccataaggtaccttttgccggggaacgtcacatatctttactatttcatatctagtgaatctctaattcatttcccgaatcgcgccgatagaaCCCTGTAATTTTGGGCCAGCAATATATCTAAGCTTATTTTTTGCGAATATTTATTAAGAGACATCAATCAGTCCGTATAACTTTCCGAAGAAATCCCTAATGTCAAAAATTTCAGTTTCAAAAAGACAGTGTAAAGTTGAAGTTAAATTGTCTTTCTTTGATATATTCCCGCGATAGAGACCATCCTCAATCTACGCCAAAATACGCCCATGATCGGACGTTCACAAATAGCGAATAAATCTAGGCATAACCCTCTCGTTTAATATAACCAGAGTAGATTGAAACAAAGTAAGCTATATTTACCCTTATAGGGCTGGATGACACTATGTTTAAAGAAAATCGTGATTTTAGCAcctataatttaaatttttgtttTACAAAGTTAAgcacaaattttatttaaagaaatgagtagtaaataaaaaataacaagcGGTCATTACcgtttgtattatttaaaattaccgAGATGACAGACGcaacaaaaaaattatgtgataatTTATACATTACTTATGTAAGTATCGTTTTCTCTAACTAAACGATTGTCACTTGGTTGTAAATAGTTGTGATGCACAAATAGTGAACAAAACGCCCATGTTAAGTATGTGTCACAAGAAAACATGCAACAACTACGTGTCATAATCATTTCACACCATCACGATTTTATTATCAAATTACATAAATCATTGCAAAAGTCCATGAAGGCAAaatttaggacaaaaatgtatgtaattttTCGTTGAGTTCCAAACTCAGTCAAGTGCCCTGGGAGCTTTTTTTAAGGAGTAAGGAGTATTGTTCAGGATAGGGAACTCTAAtatgtaccaaattttatcgaaataagatgggaaaaaccggccaagtgctagtcggactcgcgcacgaagggttccgtactgttacgcagaaaacggcaaaaaaatcaagtttgttatgtgggagccccactttaatatttattttattttgtttttagtatttgttgttatagcggcaacaaaaatacatcatctgtgaaaatttcaaccgtctag from the Cydia splendana chromosome 17, ilCydSple1.2, whole genome shotgun sequence genome contains:
- the LOC134798595 gene encoding collagenase-like, encoding MEVLIVLGLIGLVAGAVIDAPISSSVEIDYHNKIGIPLAARRKAAEEALHFSRSRIVRVKTAALGRYSYMAGVIITLTDGRTSICSSSLLTNTRALTAAHCWATYFTQARFFTVVLGSTTLFSGGHRVVTADVEIHSGYSKFTLANDIAIMKLPWVTYSNNIQPIAIATGNKDFAGTWACAPGWGGSVTTKALLSHMLVPVISNEECADTYTTHIVRDTNICVATTGGRGPCIGDAGGPLATADNSLLIGVMSFMHDRGCDAGPVGFGRVSAYIAWIQARF